In the genome of Paenibacillus sp. FSL R5-0766, one region contains:
- a CDS encoding HAMP domain-containing sensor histidine kinase yields the protein MKNVPKAIVILWMSVLIILGMPHGIVFATTGVVQQPVSITGWEVKWGNVDDQGFISEVKGADEIWEKQGSDKLEYSNTDRSNSLWTRLTIPELSEESSAIRFENIKGNHIVVYLEDRKVYENYHYNYDNNAVLLPLSSENSGDTLYVWSQNEKGRLGIQGTVQVGPYAALQEKYIHNGLIDVILGATFVFTAITMLSCTFFLGKFHKGLWISLCIVMGSIGTMIITYSQFLYTFYQVYGDLYSVVFDLAMLLGMPALCYFFEQIIGPGLHGIFTKLRKILFIYSVIAVLSLFIYVTSGGQWEFLYNLLVQRVVGIVLVILLTILLVGTIAKALQRNREAMLLATGFGTFALISVAELLWYYQRSGTYHLLWWKWSMVAFVISLIAILGSRFAEKHTKVLEYSKELELFNNELQRSEKMEIISELAASVAHEVRNPLQVTRGFLQLMTEQEDNKNKGYVRIALEELDRASGIITDFLTFAKPEFDHIISLNISDEFNHIEGILVPMANLEGGKITTDIPPDLYIRGNSSKFKQAFINIIKNSIEALQGQGQIDIWAYKQDGMIKVHVRDNGEGMDEEALSRLGEPYFSNKIKGTGLGMMVTFRIVEAMQGQISFTSTKGVGTEAVVSFAEFVD from the coding sequence ATGAAAAATGTGCCCAAAGCTATCGTCATCTTATGGATGAGTGTATTGATTATTCTAGGCATGCCACATGGGATAGTCTTTGCAACTACAGGAGTGGTTCAGCAACCTGTATCCATTACAGGATGGGAAGTAAAATGGGGGAACGTTGACGATCAAGGATTCATCAGTGAGGTTAAGGGAGCAGACGAAATATGGGAAAAGCAGGGCAGCGATAAGTTAGAGTATAGCAATACGGATCGATCGAATTCTTTATGGACTCGCCTGACCATTCCTGAGTTGAGTGAGGAAAGTTCAGCCATTCGATTTGAGAACATTAAAGGCAATCATATTGTTGTTTATCTGGAAGACCGCAAGGTCTACGAGAACTATCATTACAATTATGATAATAATGCTGTGTTGCTGCCTTTATCCAGCGAAAATTCAGGTGACACGCTCTATGTATGGTCGCAAAATGAAAAAGGCCGTCTGGGGATACAAGGTACTGTTCAGGTTGGACCTTATGCCGCGTTACAGGAGAAATATATTCATAATGGACTTATTGATGTAATTTTGGGCGCGACCTTTGTTTTCACAGCGATTACGATGCTGAGTTGTACGTTCTTCCTTGGCAAATTCCATAAGGGATTATGGATTTCGCTATGCATCGTGATGGGTTCCATCGGCACGATGATCATCACGTACTCGCAATTTTTGTATACGTTCTATCAGGTATATGGTGACCTGTATTCCGTAGTATTTGATCTGGCGATGCTGCTGGGTATGCCAGCGCTATGTTATTTTTTTGAACAGATTATCGGGCCAGGACTGCATGGAATCTTCACCAAACTGCGAAAAATACTATTCATATATTCAGTTATCGCGGTGTTATCTCTATTTATCTATGTTACTTCAGGTGGGCAATGGGAGTTCCTCTACAATCTGCTCGTACAGCGTGTGGTTGGCATTGTGTTGGTCATTCTGCTGACAATCCTGTTGGTTGGTACCATCGCCAAAGCGCTGCAACGAAATCGGGAAGCTATGCTGCTTGCGACAGGATTTGGTACATTTGCCTTGATCAGTGTGGCTGAACTGTTGTGGTATTATCAGCGGAGTGGGACGTATCATCTGTTATGGTGGAAATGGTCCATGGTTGCATTTGTGATCTCGTTGATTGCCATTCTCGGAAGTCGTTTTGCCGAAAAACATACTAAAGTTCTAGAGTATTCCAAGGAACTGGAGTTGTTCAACAATGAGTTGCAGCGATCCGAAAAGATGGAGATTATTAGCGAACTGGCTGCTTCCGTTGCCCATGAAGTACGTAATCCGCTTCAGGTGACAAGAGGCTTCCTGCAACTTATGACGGAACAGGAAGACAACAAAAATAAGGGGTATGTGCGAATTGCACTGGAAGAACTTGATCGGGCTTCGGGCATCATAACGGATTTTCTTACCTTTGCCAAACCTGAGTTTGACCATATTATCTCGCTCAATATCTCGGATGAGTTCAATCATATTGAAGGCATTCTTGTACCGATGGCTAATCTGGAAGGTGGTAAAATCACCACTGACATTCCGCCAGATCTATATATTCGAGGCAATTCCTCGAAGTTTAAGCAGGCTTTTATCAATATTATTAAGAACAGTATTGAAGCTCTGCAGGGACAAGGTCAGATTGATATCTGGGCGTACAAGCAGGATGGAATGATTAAGGTACATGTCAGGGACAACGGAGAAGGAATGGACGAGGAAGCACTCTCCCGGTTGGGCGAGCCTTATTTCTCCAATAAAATCAAAGGCACAGGCCTCGGCATGATGGTGACATTCCGAATTGTTGAAGCGATGCAAGGACAGATCAGCTTTACAAGCACCAAAGGGGTAGGAACAGAAGCGGTTGTATCTTTTGCCGAGTTCGTCGATTGA
- a CDS encoding NHLP leader peptide family RiPP precursor has translation MKGMLTMMVSEKTLHEDIIEKAWTDEHFRQQLHSNPKQALREAFGIVIPEHIQVRTVEEQQNDYVLVIPPNPSKVNYDVNCGPWRS, from the coding sequence ATGAAGGGAATGTTGACGATGATGGTATCAGAGAAAACGTTGCATGAGGATATTATTGAAAAGGCTTGGACTGACGAGCACTTCAGACAACAATTGCACTCCAATCCGAAGCAGGCGCTTCGTGAAGCGTTCGGCATCGTAATTCCGGAGCACATTCAGGTGCGTACTGTTGAGGAGCAGCAGAATGACTATGTACTTGTCATACCTCCCAATCCTTCCAAGGTAAATTATGATGTGAATTGCGGACCTTGGAGAAGTTAA
- a CDS encoding MFS transporter, which produces MNFSWKRNLVILWIGVFFCSTAYSISIPFLPLFLSADLGVRDHLELWSGLAFGITFLASALVSPFWGSLADKYGRKPMLIRSGYSLAVLYLINYFVQDPYSLIVVRLFQGLLAGFVPAAIALVGTNTPEEKTGYALGIMSTAGATGGIIGPLIGGVVSHYYGNRNAFLFSAIVVLVSAIIATFWVKEENFNRNKARSHVMDDIREARANRLFMTVLGMMGICTFSVMILEPLLTVYVMEMGVQPDRASLSSGIIFSAVGVATVIMAPRWGKIGSRIGYGKVLIIGLVGGAVGNLLQFFTTGYIAFGILRFVYGLFFAAVFPAINAMIVQATASSFRGRAFSLNQSAAQIGTMAGPIIGGVLGGWLPIRWIFIINGVALIITAIVAKWSGLDHKLPVASKVSPKR; this is translated from the coding sequence ATGAACTTCTCGTGGAAGCGCAATCTGGTCATATTGTGGATTGGTGTATTTTTTTGCAGCACCGCGTATTCGATCTCGATCCCATTTCTGCCCCTGTTTCTAAGTGCTGACTTGGGGGTTCGTGATCACCTGGAGTTATGGTCAGGACTGGCATTTGGCATTACGTTTCTCGCGAGTGCACTCGTGTCTCCGTTCTGGGGATCACTGGCTGACAAATACGGACGCAAGCCCATGCTGATCCGGTCGGGATACAGCCTTGCCGTCTTGTATTTAATCAATTATTTCGTGCAGGACCCATATTCGCTGATTGTTGTTCGATTGTTTCAGGGTCTGCTTGCAGGGTTTGTTCCAGCAGCGATTGCCCTGGTAGGCACGAATACACCTGAGGAGAAGACCGGTTATGCACTGGGTATTATGTCTACTGCAGGAGCCACTGGTGGTATTATTGGACCGTTAATTGGTGGCGTGGTGAGTCATTATTATGGGAACCGGAATGCATTTTTGTTTTCGGCTATTGTTGTGTTAGTCTCAGCAATCATCGCAACCTTCTGGGTAAAAGAAGAGAACTTCAACCGGAACAAAGCTCGTTCCCACGTCATGGATGACATTCGTGAAGCGAGAGCGAATCGTTTGTTTATGACAGTGCTTGGCATGATGGGTATATGTACATTCTCCGTCATGATTCTGGAGCCACTATTGACGGTCTATGTGATGGAGATGGGCGTTCAGCCGGATCGAGCCTCACTCAGCTCGGGTATTATTTTCTCAGCGGTGGGGGTAGCAACAGTTATTATGGCGCCGCGGTGGGGCAAGATTGGTTCAAGGATTGGATACGGTAAAGTGTTGATCATTGGACTGGTAGGTGGGGCTGTAGGGAATCTTCTTCAGTTCTTTACAACAGGTTATATAGCATTCGGCATTTTACGCTTTGTGTATGGTTTATTCTTTGCGGCTGTATTTCCGGCAATTAACGCCATGATTGTGCAGGCTACCGCATCAAGTTTCCGGGGAAGGGCTTTTAGTCTGAATCAATCCGCGGCCCAGATCGGGACGATGGCGGGACCAATCATTGGTGGTGTACTTGGGGGCTGGCTGCCGATACGCTGGATATTTATTATTAATGGAGTGGCATTGATCATCACTGCGATTGTAGCGAAGTGGTCAGGATTGGATCACAAACTGCCCGTGGCAAGTAAGGTCTCCCCTAAACGATGA
- a CDS encoding acyltransferase, with protein MKKPRIAEWTELRGMAFLAIVMQHSIAEYIYRADIEQPDSIMLTMIYHLTRFGTPTFVFLSGVMLFYHHRNTKPEYPRFIRKRFGDIYMPFVVWTLIYWLAVRIFTPAFWRAGIPDLRSLVRELFIPQTGYHLWFVIMVFQFYILFPLFWTGAKAIQRRIQNASRFTPMQVIMGLILFAAALYALLMKWSYYNMGGWTESMSEPWSTLLQYRSYSWVMYWFYFLLGAVCAWSVDSWRSWTTKILPWTICLFIGMYIWLGYDVLRGSGDVVNLNISTYLKPTTFLIIMAQMFMIYGFLVLMQGKDTRFQRLLSWIGRYSFGGYLVHALVIYAIAYVTRPLQLSGWHLPVTLLSFLVTVGIALAISWALSKLPGSRFTVGLMRKPRSNSHPSAAVGKRNSPERTPSPGPTRSPGTSEPF; from the coding sequence GTGAAGAAACCGCGAATAGCGGAATGGACCGAGCTGCGGGGCATGGCCTTTCTGGCAATTGTCATGCAGCATAGTATCGCTGAGTATATCTATCGCGCTGATATTGAACAACCGGATTCCATTATGCTAACGATGATTTATCATCTGACCCGATTTGGTACGCCAACGTTTGTATTTTTATCGGGTGTAATGTTGTTTTACCATCACCGTAACACCAAACCGGAATATCCTCGCTTCATTCGAAAGCGATTTGGCGATATCTATATGCCGTTTGTCGTATGGACACTGATCTACTGGCTTGCTGTCCGTATCTTCACTCCCGCGTTCTGGCGTGCAGGCATACCCGATTTGCGCAGTCTTGTTCGTGAACTATTTATACCACAGACGGGATATCATCTCTGGTTTGTCATTATGGTGTTTCAGTTCTATATTCTGTTCCCCCTGTTCTGGACAGGAGCAAAAGCTATTCAGAGACGTATCCAGAACGCCTCACGTTTCACGCCCATGCAAGTCATTATGGGGCTAATTCTCTTTGCAGCAGCACTGTATGCTCTGCTTATGAAATGGTCCTACTATAATATGGGGGGCTGGACAGAATCCATGTCTGAGCCTTGGTCAACGTTGCTGCAATATCGCTCGTATTCATGGGTGATGTACTGGTTTTACTTTTTACTGGGTGCCGTATGTGCCTGGTCAGTGGATAGCTGGAGGAGTTGGACCACGAAGATCCTGCCATGGACGATCTGTCTGTTTATAGGGATGTATATATGGCTTGGTTACGATGTGCTACGTGGGTCCGGGGATGTTGTTAATCTGAATATCTCCACCTATCTGAAACCAACCACATTTCTGATCATTATGGCTCAGATGTTTATGATTTATGGTTTCCTTGTACTGATGCAGGGCAAAGATACACGGTTTCAGCGCCTGTTATCCTGGATTGGCCGCTATTCATTTGGTGGATATCTGGTTCATGCACTGGTGATCTACGCGATCGCTTATGTAACCAGACCGCTTCAACTAAGTGGATGGCATCTGCCTGTAACACTGCTATCATTCCTTGTAACCGTTGGTATTGCTCTTGCAATCAGTTGGGCGCTGTCCAAGCTTCCTGGCTCACGTTTCACCGTAGGGTTAATGCGTAAACCACGTTCAAACTCTCATCCATCAGCTGCTGTGGGCAAAAGAAATTCACCTGAGCGAACTCCGTCACCCGGCCCAACTCGCAGTCCGGGAACGAGTGAACCGTTTTAA
- a CDS encoding peptidylprolyl isomerase: MSLRWKKTTAVSLVLAMLLIVISGCGRPGTSAEQAPVPAAPEGPNPVATIEMQDGQKIVIELYPEIAPNTVYNFISLANKGFYDGLIFHRVIPGFMIQGGDPDGNGSGGPGYTIKGEFTSNGHKNHLNHTRGIISMARKSDNLDSAGSQFFIMLADADYLDNSYATFGKVTEGMEVVDNIAAQEIGKGDKPVTDQVMKKVTVDTHGLEYPEPVKMP, encoded by the coding sequence ATGTCTTTACGGTGGAAAAAAACAACCGCAGTATCGCTCGTTCTTGCGATGCTGCTTATCGTCATTAGTGGTTGCGGACGCCCTGGAACCAGTGCCGAGCAAGCACCGGTCCCGGCCGCACCTGAAGGTCCAAACCCGGTGGCTACCATTGAGATGCAGGATGGTCAAAAGATCGTTATTGAGCTCTATCCCGAGATTGCGCCCAACACGGTGTATAATTTCATCTCCCTTGCGAATAAAGGGTTCTATGACGGCCTGATCTTTCACCGGGTCATTCCGGGCTTCATGATTCAGGGTGGTGATCCCGATGGCAACGGTTCAGGCGGCCCAGGTTATACGATCAAAGGGGAATTTACATCCAATGGCCACAAGAATCACCTAAATCATACTCGGGGAATCATTTCGATGGCACGTAAATCAGATAATCTTGATTCAGCAGGCTCCCAATTCTTCATCATGTTAGCAGATGCTGATTATTTGGATAATTCATATGCTACTTTTGGAAAAGTAACCGAAGGTATGGAAGTTGTGGATAACATTGCTGCTCAGGAAATAGGTAAAGGTGACAAACCGGTTACCGATCAAGTTATGAAAAAAGTTACGGTAGACACCCACGGTCTGGAGTATCCAGAACCGGTAAAAATGCCTTAA
- a CDS encoding YqkE family protein, which translates to MAKSKKRTTAPKAAVAQDKPTTLKDLLSSDVLEKLKAQADEAKAAEAALKEQERQQAEEARQAEQKRRDNDFEYLLNNSAMDWKKHK; encoded by the coding sequence ATGGCAAAATCCAAAAAACGCACTACTGCTCCCAAAGCAGCAGTAGCACAGGATAAACCCACAACACTGAAGGATCTGCTTAGCAGTGATGTGCTGGAGAAGCTGAAAGCTCAGGCGGATGAAGCCAAGGCTGCCGAAGCGGCTCTTAAAGAGCAAGAACGTCAGCAAGCAGAAGAAGCTCGCCAAGCGGAGCAGAAGCGCCGGGATAACGACTTCGAATATTTGCTCAATAACAGCGCTATGGACTGGAAGAAACATAAGTAA
- a CDS encoding phosphatase PAP2 family protein: MNQSLFNWINQYADQIPFLDWFMITSSEYAVWVMIALLVIVWFLGDPSKQRIVFYACVASFVFALAAASFFIGRRFGLWMLLLAVLTGVSRVYVGVHYPGDILGGFILGSLLSVVLITTRNYTKSIPDFFINIHRRVFQ; encoded by the coding sequence ATGAATCAATCACTATTTAATTGGATTAATCAGTATGCAGACCAAATACCGTTTCTGGATTGGTTTATGATCACATCATCCGAGTATGCAGTTTGGGTCATGATCGCACTGCTCGTTATCGTATGGTTTCTCGGCGATCCATCGAAACAACGAATTGTTTTTTATGCCTGTGTGGCTTCCTTTGTATTTGCTCTAGCGGCTGCTTCATTCTTTATTGGACGTCGCTTCGGGTTATGGATGTTGTTACTCGCTGTGTTGACAGGGGTGTCGCGGGTATATGTTGGTGTGCATTATCCAGGAGATATTCTGGGAGGATTCATTCTCGGAAGTCTGCTTAGTGTGGTTCTGATTACAACACGCAATTATACCAAGTCGATTCCCGACTTTTTCATTAACATACACCGACGTGTTTTCCAGTAA
- a CDS encoding SDR family NAD(P)-dependent oxidoreductase, with the protein MTEQRLEGKVAIVTGGGSGIGQATAIRFAEHGAKVYMLDRTPENAEETKQTIEKAGGEAYVIECDISKPDNVQKAINQAAAEAGKLDIIFANAGINGTMAPIETMDIEDWDQTMEINMRGTFATVKYAIPHLKEHGGSIIITSSINGNRVFSGIGFSAYASSKAGQTAFTKMAALELARYKIRVNAVCPGAIDTNIDDNTYPSDDLKEVQIPVEFPEGHEHPLKGEPGTSKQVANLVLFLASDEASHVTGTRIYVDGAESLLRG; encoded by the coding sequence ATGACAGAACAACGTTTGGAAGGCAAAGTGGCGATTGTAACCGGAGGTGGATCGGGTATTGGTCAAGCTACCGCTATTCGTTTCGCCGAGCATGGAGCCAAAGTATACATGCTGGATCGCACACCCGAAAATGCGGAGGAAACCAAGCAGACGATTGAAAAAGCTGGCGGAGAAGCGTATGTGATCGAATGTGATATCTCCAAACCGGATAATGTGCAGAAGGCGATCAATCAGGCTGCGGCTGAAGCGGGTAAACTGGATATCATATTTGCGAATGCTGGCATCAACGGAACGATGGCCCCGATCGAAACGATGGACATCGAGGACTGGGACCAGACGATGGAGATCAATATGCGCGGAACCTTCGCAACCGTCAAATATGCCATCCCCCATCTGAAAGAACATGGCGGCAGCATCATTATTACCAGTTCCATCAACGGTAATCGAGTCTTCTCAGGGATCGGTTTCTCTGCATACGCTTCCAGCAAAGCGGGACAAACTGCGTTTACGAAGATGGCCGCACTGGAGCTGGCTCGTTATAAGATCCGTGTTAACGCCGTCTGCCCAGGAGCCATCGATACCAACATTGATGATAACACCTACCCGTCCGATGATCTGAAAGAAGTACAGATTCCTGTTGAATTCCCTGAGGGTCACGAACATCCGCTCAAGGGCGAACCTGGAACGTCGAAGCAAGTCGCAAACCTCGTTCTGTTCCTCGCTTCCGATGAAGCCTCTCATGTTACAGGTACACGAATCTATGTGGATGGTGCGGAATCTCTGCTCCGTGGATAA
- a CDS encoding LCP family protein yields the protein MLKKWLWGTALTLVLAVTGVIVYYGYSIVHFANSISTASGISSNSSSSGTESDSGTPTPTIPRWEGQERVNILLLGGDSRGDDSGRSDSVMVASIDPVTKKAHLFSVLRDTYVAIPGHGKSRLNAAFSYGGAELTKQTVSDLLGIPIQHYVYTDFTGFMALVDAVGGIEIDVEKDMYYTSKADKHMYDIDLKKGLQHMDGKTALQYVRFRHDATSDFTRTERQRIFMTELAKKMQSTTSLFKIPDILEAIAPYIETDLSPTQMLKLASLGFDIHVNDIDQQQIPPNKLLTNELVGSAQVLGVDVTKLQSYIQKRFEEDAASSESPSSDEQN from the coding sequence ATGCTTAAAAAATGGTTATGGGGTACAGCCCTGACCTTGGTACTTGCAGTTACAGGTGTCATTGTCTATTACGGATATTCGATTGTTCATTTTGCCAATAGCATCTCCACGGCTTCCGGGATTTCATCCAACTCGTCCTCTTCCGGCACAGAAAGCGATTCAGGCACCCCAACTCCAACGATTCCCAGATGGGAGGGCCAGGAACGGGTGAACATTCTGCTCCTTGGTGGAGACTCCAGAGGCGATGATTCAGGACGCTCAGACTCGGTCATGGTCGCTTCCATTGATCCGGTCACCAAGAAAGCCCATCTATTCTCCGTACTGCGAGATACCTATGTCGCAATTCCCGGGCATGGAAAAAGCAGACTTAATGCAGCCTTTTCCTACGGGGGTGCGGAGTTGACCAAACAAACTGTAAGTGATCTGCTCGGTATTCCCATCCAGCATTATGTCTACACAGACTTTACAGGTTTCATGGCACTTGTTGATGCGGTAGGCGGTATTGAGATCGATGTGGAGAAAGACATGTATTACACCAGTAAAGCAGATAAACATATGTACGACATTGACTTGAAAAAAGGATTGCAGCATATGGACGGCAAGACCGCCCTGCAATATGTTCGGTTCCGGCATGATGCCACCTCGGATTTTACGCGCACCGAACGACAGCGGATCTTCATGACCGAGCTGGCCAAGAAAATGCAGAGTACCACGTCGCTTTTCAAAATCCCGGATATCCTGGAAGCGATCGCTCCCTATATTGAGACAGACCTCAGTCCAACTCAGATGTTAAAACTCGCATCACTTGGCTTCGATATCCATGTGAACGATATCGATCAGCAGCAGATTCCACCGAACAAGCTGCTCACCAATGAACTGGTCGGCTCAGCTCAGGTGCTGGGTGTTGATGTAACCAAACTCCAGTCCTACATTCAGAAACGGTTTGAAGAAGATGCCGCGTCCTCGGAGTCTCCATCATCAGACGAACAGAACTAA
- a CDS encoding methyl-accepting chemotaxis protein produces the protein MEDTRGNMLGKLKLTIRGKLLTGFLIVVALLIIVSSYALIQIHEMSGKANDVDQTWMPSVSLLGLMNGDISDVERLALAIIVEQNEDETAKLNEALQLLLTKMEDERKQLLTFIENNDEAMKLYNDFSTNYDAYVAKMPAFIEFGLKNNYEESSRLHTEAYPMWYTANDSITKLITLGNEGSDAATNESVVMAENTFNVILAVTIFAFLVAIFIAFFIASIISRPIKKMNEAAMAIANGDLTGETIVLKNKDELGTLAASFNTMSGNLRSMIESVSMTSEQVAASSEELLASAEQNTQASEQISETVEELAVGTSDQVDIVKRSSQAMNEMALGSEQIAELAQSVSVSAVDAANQSSEGNMIIQQAVEQMGSVRNSIASLTELVTGLGERSAEIGTITEVINNIARQTNLLALNAAIEAARAGEHGRGFAVVAGEVRKLAEESSTSAQRITDLVQLIQKDTDHAVQAVKVNSSETEAGIEMVTAAGQAFEQISDAVNKVAGEIQEVSAGSEEMSASTTEVVGYVSQISNIAGEAAGGVHNVSAATQQQLASMEEIASSAGSLSKMAEELQEQINKFKV, from the coding sequence ATGGAAGACACGCGGGGAAACATGTTGGGGAAATTGAAGTTAACGATTCGAGGCAAGTTACTGACTGGTTTTCTCATAGTCGTAGCTTTGTTGATTATTGTAAGCAGCTATGCACTAATTCAGATCCATGAAATGTCTGGCAAAGCCAATGATGTGGATCAGACCTGGATGCCGAGTGTAAGCCTCTTGGGCTTGATGAATGGTGACATCTCAGACGTAGAACGATTGGCGCTGGCGATTATCGTTGAGCAGAACGAAGATGAAACAGCTAAGTTAAATGAAGCATTACAGCTGCTGCTTACCAAGATGGAGGATGAGCGTAAACAGCTGCTAACGTTCATTGAGAACAATGATGAAGCGATGAAGCTCTACAATGATTTCAGTACGAATTATGATGCTTATGTGGCGAAAATGCCAGCATTTATCGAATTTGGTTTGAAGAACAATTATGAAGAGTCCAGTCGATTACATACAGAGGCTTACCCGATGTGGTACACAGCAAACGACTCGATCACCAAGTTAATCACTTTAGGTAATGAAGGATCAGACGCGGCAACAAATGAATCGGTTGTGATGGCCGAAAATACATTTAATGTAATTTTGGCAGTGACAATTTTTGCCTTCCTGGTTGCGATATTCATTGCATTCTTCATTGCAAGCATCATCTCACGTCCAATCAAAAAGATGAATGAAGCGGCCATGGCTATTGCCAATGGTGATCTGACGGGTGAGACGATTGTGCTCAAGAACAAAGACGAATTGGGAACGCTTGCGGCTTCCTTCAATACCATGAGTGGCAATTTGCGCTCCATGATTGAATCGGTATCGATGACTTCCGAACAGGTAGCGGCTTCATCGGAGGAGCTTCTTGCAAGTGCGGAGCAGAATACTCAAGCTTCGGAACAGATTTCCGAAACGGTTGAGGAACTGGCCGTAGGTACGTCGGATCAAGTTGATATTGTAAAACGCTCTTCACAGGCGATGAATGAGATGGCTCTCGGATCAGAGCAGATTGCCGAGCTTGCTCAGAGTGTATCCGTATCTGCTGTGGATGCGGCGAATCAATCTTCCGAAGGAAATATGATTATTCAGCAAGCAGTTGAACAGATGGGTTCTGTTCGAAATTCCATTGCTTCGCTTACTGAATTGGTTACAGGGCTGGGGGAACGTTCAGCAGAGATTGGAACCATTACCGAGGTAATCAATAACATTGCCCGGCAGACCAATCTGCTTGCACTGAATGCAGCCATTGAAGCCGCACGAGCAGGAGAGCATGGACGTGGTTTCGCCGTAGTTGCGGGAGAAGTGCGGAAGCTCGCTGAGGAATCTTCCACATCTGCGCAAAGAATTACGGACCTCGTTCAATTGATTCAGAAAGATACAGATCATGCTGTTCAGGCAGTCAAAGTGAACAGCAGTGAGACAGAAGCAGGAATCGAGATGGTTACTGCGGCAGGACAAGCGTTCGAACAGATCTCGGATGCGGTCAACAAAGTAGCGGGTGAAATCCAGGAAGTATCTGCAGGTTCAGAGGAAATGTCGGCGAGTACAACTGAGGTTGTAGGATATGTAAGTCAAATCTCCAACATTGCTGGAGAGGCAGCGGGCGGGGTTCATAATGTATCTGCCGCAACTCAGCAGCAGTTAGCTTCGATGGAAGAGATTGCATCATCCGCAGGTTCATTATCCAAAATGGCCGAAGAACTGCAGGAGCAGATTAACAAGTTCAAAGTGTAA